The Halobacillus amylolyticus nucleotide sequence AAAACGGTTATTGGTTTCTTTACGGGTAAATTGGTAAGTGTTTACTTGGCAGTAAGCCTTATTTTATGGTCAGAGAGTACGTGGGTCACTTCTTTTTTTGAGAACATAAGGCCTTTAAGTGTCCCAGTTTTTTTGTTATTAGGGATATCCCTTTTAGCACATATTATAAGTTTCCGCAAAATAGCAAAAAAGAAAAAAGTAAAAATAGGGAACTACCCATTCTTAAAGGGGGGATTAATAGGTTTCGTACTCTCTCTTTTTATGGATCATGGTGTCATCAACCTTTTACGACTATACACCCCATGGTTAGCTAACGAATCTGTAGCCAATAGTTGGTTCATTTCTTTTTTATTTGCTTTTACATCTTTTGTGCCTGTTTGGATATTCAGTATAATGAGTTACGGTTTTAAGCTGGATACTTTTTTAAGGAAACATTCCACGAGGAAATCGCTTAAAGTATTTTTCGGATTTTCTCTTATCATAATTGCATTAAATCTCTTTTTTCTTTATCAAAAATAATTAGAAAAGAGCTAGAAAGGCAGCTGTAGATTACTATGAATGGATTTACTTTACGGACATGTATATTGTCTTACTTTATTTTGTTCTTCTTTTTATTATTTGCCTATGCCTCACCTGCAGGAGCCCATTCTTCACTAGAAGAAACGTTCCCCAAAGGGGGGGAAGTTTTGGAGGGACCACCTTCAACGATTGAGGTTTGGTTTCAAGACCCCGTCGTTATTCACGAGGGTTCTATCAAGGTGATCAATTCAAAGGGTAAAGAAGTCCCTGTTTTAAAGTCTGAACAAGATCCTAAAGATGCAGGGCATGTTATTACAAAATTAGATAAAGAATTAGCACCTGGAGAGTTCACAGTAAAAATTAACGTAATTGCTCAAGATGGGTTTATCATTGAGGAGGAGTTTAGATTTTCGATTAGTAATGCAGCAAAGTCTGAATCTGAGGAATTAAAACTAGTTAAATCAAATGTTTCTGATGGAGAAATACACAAAGGGCCCCCGGGACAAATAGAATTATGGTTCAATCAACCAGTTGAAGTAAGAGCCATTGGCATTTTTAATAGTCGATATCAGCCCGTTGGAACGAAAAGACCACAGGTCGATTCGGATAACCCTAGGCACATATCTGTTCCAATTTCAAACACACTTTCCCCTGGGACTTATCAATTAACTTGGAGTGCTTCACCGACTAATAAAGAAATGCAGACCGTTCTAAATAACAAACAAGGTGTCTTTTATTTTGCGGTTGACAAGTTTTCTTCGATGACACCCGAAAATACGGGTGATTTTGACTGGGATACTCTCAGTTTCTCCATTGGACTTAAGCAATTAGCCTACTGGTTAACGTTTATTGGGTTAACAATTTTGTTCGGAATATCATGGTTTTATTCAATCCTCCTAAAAAATAGGCTTAAAAAAACCCTGCAAAAGAGCACACAGCTTCTATTTTATCTAGTCAGCCTAGTAGGAATGACTTTACTAATTGTTCATCATAGATTGGATCTTCCCGAATTAGCAATAAAAGAATTTTTATTGTTAAAGTTCACATGGATACCTATTTTACAGATTATTCTCCTCTCCCTAGGTATGTGGATAAAAAAGATGCGTTTAATATTATTCGGTATAGCCTTAATATTATGGCCCTTTATCATTGGTCATGCCTCTTATCCACGTTACGGCGGTTACATTACTATGATCATGACTGCTTTTCATATTATTGCAGTAGCCATTTGGATGGGGGGACTTTTTTCACTCATTGCCAAACCGAAACATCTAGAAAGAAAGGAATGGCTACAAAGAGTCGGTCCCACTTTTTCTAACTGGGCCATGATAAGTGTTAGTGTCATCCTATTTACTGGTATCTGGATGACGGTCGAGTTTCTGCCCTCTACTTCATTAGAAAGTTTTTTAGAAAGCGAATGGGGTAGGTCTTTACTAATTAAGACAGTACTGTTCTTTTTATTAATCATAATAGGATATGTCCAACGAAAAACGGTTAAGCAACTTAGTTCCAAATTTACGTTTTCCTTTTTCAAAAGAGTTAGAATAGAAGCAGTATATGGGCTCATCATTTTCTTTTTTGCGGCATCTTTAGTTGCGGCTAACCCTAGTGCAGCTGAACAAGGAGTTTATAGGGAAACACCAGAAGCACCAAATAATTTGGATTTGAATGTTGAAATTACTCCGCTAGAGATGGGGTTAAATACCATTACGTTAGAATTCAAAGAAAACCCTAAAATTAGAAATGTGAAAGTCGAACTGAGTATGCCACCTACATGGCAAGTTGAAAATAATGCGTTTCAAGTTGGGAAAGGAATATATAAATTGACCGGAAATTTACTACATGGTGCTGGAACGATTAATATGAAAGTGAAAGTTCTGATGGAAAATGGGAAAGAGGTTCGGTTACCATACACGATTGTGGTGCCTGGGGAAGTACGTAATCAAAGCGAAAATACTTCCATTTGACTAAAAGATATTTGCCCCTGTAGTGGAGAAACTTGTTTGGTTAAATATTACTCCTCAAATAAATTACTGAACATAACAACCGATCTAAGTTTCTTCCATGATACAGAGGTTTGTATTTGTATCAAATAATAAATCGATAGGGGGTGCTTTATGAATACAATACACCATGGCTTCTGGACATATTTTATCTTTCGAAAAAAAAGGCAACTGGTTAAGTGGTTTGTCATAGGTTCAATTGCACCAGATATTATCTATTTTGTGATGTTTCTGTATTTAGGTGTACAGAAGGAAATACTAACCCTTTCTTTATTGCTAGATCTATTTAAGATGCCAATGTTTGGATTTCCTTCAGATAGTTCAAACATGGCTTTGACTCAATTACATGACTTTATTTTAGAAATGTTTCAGCATCCCATTGTAGAGATTTTACGATTTACTGGACATTCCTTGTTCGTTTGGACCGTTCTTTCAGGTCTGGTATATTGGAGAATGGGTTTTAAGCTTTCTCCACTTAAGGCTTTTTTATTGGGGTGGTCAGGACATATCCTTACAGACCTATTAACCCATGCAACGGATGCTACACCCATTTTATATCCTTTGAGTGATTTAATTATACGAGGCCCCATTTCATACTGGAATCCGGATTACTATGGTAAAGAGTTTAATATAGTCAATAACATCCTACTTGTTTTGGCAACTGTTTATTTAATAATAAGGTTTCTGCAAAGGGTGACAAATAGGGGGAAATAAAGTTTTCATAACAAAGCTATATTTGACAAGAATCGTAAACCTATGTATAAGTTGTTTCATCAATAGAATTATAAATTTATTGGAGAAAATAACAAGAATTCCACTTATTTTAGGATGTGGGATATAACTGAAGGTTGGAAGGCGATAACCACTGAATAGATAAAATAGAAGCAATGGACCGCAGACAAAAAAATATCGTTTTCCCTAAGTCTTTCACAATACACATTCATCAACTTTTTGACTTGGATTAGTATTTATAATACATCCCTTTATTCATAAATTAGCGCTAGTAATATTATCCCCCTGTCACTATAGGAATAACTCCTAACTTAACATACTCTGACGTAACATCCATTATAAACACGAGGATAAAAAGGATTACTCCATAGGAGATCACAAGTTTTGCAAGACTTCGAGCTGCCCTTGTAAATTTAAGGACTGTTAAAGCGAAAATTATTGTGGTAAGTGTGATTAGGATGGATAAGGCATTCTGTACTAAGAAGTCCATGCTCACACCTCCTCCCCTATATAAAGTTAACTACTTGAAACATGTTTCCCCCTTATAAAAAATCACTATTAGATGGTTGGAAAATACCCCTACACGGTTTAATTCTATACATATAACTTAATTACCTTCCCATACCCATTAAACTGACTGGTTATCTACAGAGGAGTTGAATTCCTTAAACGAGAGATCATCTTTCGGATATATATTGGATTGTCGGTTTTCTAGCGCTACTTTCACTTTTTGGGGGGATTTGTCTTTATTATTAGAACGAGTGTTTAATGTAAGGGTGGCTAAAACACTTCTACTGATGTCTGACCTCCTTCATTGTTTCTCACTAACAATATAATTGATAATTTTGCAGATTTAGTGCAGATAATTCAGCCGATTGATTCAGTATTGATATGTGGAGAATGGTTAAAGTATTAGGGATAAGGAGGTATTAAAATGGGAGTATTACCAACATCACCGTCAAACATGGATACATGTATTGAAGCTTGTTTTCAATGCCTAAGAGCATGTGAAGAATGTCTGACAGCTTGCTTGCAAGAACCTGATGTACAAACAAGGGTTAAATGTATTCAAACATTAAATGACTGCGCTGAGATTTGTAATCAATCAGTACAGTATATGTCGCGTAACAGTGCATTTTCACCCCAATTGTGCAGCCTATGTGCAACGATTTGTGAGCAATGTGCAGAAGAATGTGAGCAGTTAAAAGACACGCATTGCCAAGAATGCGCAAAAATCTGCCGGCAATGTGCAGAAGAATGCCGTAAAATGGCTGGTTGATTTTTAACTGCTAAGTAGAGTGTCGGGAAACGTTTCCCGACACTCTACTAGTATTCATTAAAAAGTTTTTATAATTGTAGAGTATAAAGTGAAACTCCAGTCAGTGACGAAAAGATTGACGAGATTGGCTAACCAAGGGGAGGTATAGTCAATTTTAATAAGGGCATAGATGAATTGGAAAGTTGTGCTAGTGAGCACAGAATCAAAAGTTGCGAGGTGAAACAATTATGGATTACTCATTATGGCTTTCTATCGTTCCTTCTATTATTGCCATTGCATTAGCAACCTGGACAAAGCAAGTGATTCCTTCCTTGTTGATCGGTTTATGGGTAGGTAGTTTTATAATAACCGGTTCCTTTCTCGGATCTATTTCTCAAACCGTGGAGTATATTGTGGGTGTTTTGTCTGATCCAGGTAACCTTGATATCCTCCTTTTTTTATTTGTGTTCAGTGGTTTAGTGGCGCTTATCCAACTTTCAGGGGGTGTGCAGGCTTTTGCACGTTTCATGGAAAATTACATTAATAATGCAAAGAAGACATTAATTGTTTCGTGGCTTTTACTACCTATAACCTTTATTGACTGTGGGTTTCGTGTGGTGGCTACAGGGTCAATTATGAAACCCTTGGCTGAAAAATTCTCGGTTTCTAGGGAGCGTTTAGCGTATATGTTAAATAATTCGGCTAGTCCTGTTATTGTGTTAATTCCTGTTGCCACTACTTATATCGGTTATATCCTTGGAGTATTAGGAAAAGGCATGGATGCTGCAGGGGTTGAAGGTTCGGCTTTTCAGCTTTTTTTAGCCAGTATCCCTTTTCAGTTCTTTAGCTTTACATCGGTTGCCATAGCATTGCTTTCTGTGATTGTTGGATGGAATTTTGGGAAAATGAAACAAATGATCCAATCATCCCAAGGAGACGATGCTAAATCTCGTAATCAAGGGAATCCCTCTTTATCGACCGCCCGTTCTATGGAAATGTCCAAAGAACTTGGAAACACGGATAAGTCGGACACTTCCAAAGACCAAATGGGTGTTACTTCAAAAGGGGATATGGAGCAAATGGATATGGGTATAGGCGAAGCATCCTTAAAACCCCGATTGTTTAATCTTTTACTTCCGATTTTTGTGTTAATCCCCTTGAGCTTTTATTTGATATGGTGGAGTGGTCAAAAGGAGGCTGAAGGTCAAAGTATTATTGAAATATTCACCGCAGCTAACCCTTCAAGATCCATGTTCTTAGCGTTATTCATTACAGTGATGTTTACGGCAGCATTATATCTAATTCAGGGGATTAAATTAAAAGAAATGACTGATAAGTTTATTAAAGGCGGAAATAAGCTAATGACAACCATTGTTATATTAGCAGTTGCATGGCCGATATCTGATGTATCCCAGGACCTCGGGCTAACGGATCTGATTCAAATCACCTTGGGCGGAGCACTGACGCCTGTATGGGTGCCAGTGATAGTGTTCATAGTGTCTGGATCTGTAACTTATTTTATTGGTTCTTCTTGGGGGCGTGGGCCTTAATGATGCCTATTGCTATTCCACTTGCAGTGGCGACTGGGGTAGTATCCCTCTTGCGGTAGCTGCAGTTTTATCTGGAGGTACGTTTGGTGATGTTACCTCACCAGTGTCAGGCATGACAGCAATGTCTGCTGGTGCAGCAGGGGCTGACCACATGAAGTATGTTCGAGCGATGACACCTTACAACCTCATAGCCGCATCATTAGCAGCAGGCCTATTTATCGTAGTGCCCTTTTTTATCACTTGAGTAAAAAACATGGAAAACCATCCAGGCAGACTCATGCAATTCCACAAATTGATGCACAGTCAGTAAGTGTTTTAATATCCTTGTGCGTAGGCTCTGGGTTGGCACTACACCTGGCCAACTCATTATTCTCAAATAAGTGGAATGGATGTGAAGTAAACAATATTACTGAGTAAATTATGAAGCCAGTACCTGTGAAAAGGAACTGGCTTTTACTTATTTAATATGTGCTGTAAATGCTGGTACGTATCGATTTGATCCTGAACAGATACATGCGGTACAAATGCCCAACCCATTCTTTTGATAAGTTCACCATATCTTTCCTGTAATGCAGCTTGCAGTGCCATCTCAATATGTGCACGTCGAACATTAGGATTCTTCATCATTAAAGCAGAGACAAAGTTGTTATCTGCCATAGACTTTGTTCCAGCCCGTGCTTCTAAAGCAATCGATTTATTGTTTAATGTATTTTGTCCCCATGCTTCTTCTGGACGATACTGATCCCCTGTAAAGGATTCGAGGGATGGGACTTCGATATATCCGTTTTGATACGGATTGATCAGCATTAACATCACTTTAACGTGAATTACCTCGATTTGAAGATCAATGATTTGCTTTAATTCAGCATTTGTTACCTCATTATGGTAATATTTTAGCTTACTAAGCATTCCTTCATGGGTTGACAGATGTTCAGCCATCAGGATATCTTCCCCAAAATAACGTCATCTACTTATTACCGTATGAGAAAGAAACAATAAATGTGGGGAAGATATCAGTCGTTTATTTTAGCTTTTCTAAACTTTAAAAGTTTTGCAATGGTGGCAACAATTACTGTACTTAAGGACATCAAGACCCAATAACGGGGCTAGAAATATTTCCTAATGAAATAAGGACTCCTGTGGGAGATCCCCAGGCATAAATCCTACCGATTAAACAATTGACTTATATACTATAGGGGGGTATTATATACTTAAGCCAATTTTTGAAGGAGGATAAAGATGAAAAGCAGGAAAATAATGGTGGCAATCACTTTACTCATCTCTGCATTCTTACTAGCCGCGTGTGCCGGTAATAATGAAGAAAAGAGATCGGAAGAAAATGAGGAGAACACAAACACTGAATCTAGTTCTGATGAACATTCGGGCATGAACCATTCAAGTTCGGGTGAAGTTCCTGAGGATTTGGCTGCAGCAGAGAACCCGACCTATGAGGTAGGAAGTCAAGTCATCATCGAAGAAGGCCACATGAAAGGAATGGAGGGTGCTGAAGCAACCATTACTGGTGCCTATACTACTACTGCTTATGTTGTTTCCTACACCCCTACCACAGGCGGTGAAAGAGTAGAAGATCATAAATGGGTCATACATGAAGAAATAAAGAACGCTGGTGAAGAGCCTTTGGAACCCGGAACAGAGGTAACACTAAATGCATCACATATGAAAGGAATGGAGGGTGCAACGGCTGAAATCGAATCAGCCAAACAAACAACTGTATATATGATTACTTATACTCCAACTACCGGTGGGGAAAAAGTGACCAATCATAAATGGGTAACAAGAAGTGAATTATCGACTAAATAAAGTTTTAATAAGACGATATATGCTAAATCCATCAAAAGAGCTTATCCTTAAAGGGGTGAGCTCTTTTAAGTTCAGAAGAACTTTTAACCACCCGTTTACCAGCGTAAATCTCCTAATTTTATTAAAAAATTGTTGAAGATCCCTTCAAGGGGAATATAATATTTCTCCACCCCAAATTTCGGATTTTTAAACGAAGGGAACATATGATCCGGTATAATAACTTCAGAGAAGGAAGGAATCTTCTTCATTTTGTAACCTCCCCTGATAAATCAAAATTGCTACAGGTCCTTCCTTCTCTCCTGTTACTCAAAGTGTTCAACTTGAGTACACCCTGTACATGCAAAATAAAATATTAAGGTTATTAATTACTATTTAAATTACGTAGTCAAAATTGTCTTCTATGCCGGATAAGACCATTCAAAGGAAGGTACCTACCGGCAATAGATAAAGAAGCACAGGAAGAAGGAAAGTGACACTAAGCACCCCGGTGGAGAATTGGATCCCCGTGGTATGATGAATTAGGCTTTTTTTGAACTTCCTTAATGTTGTAAAATCATTAATTTCCTGAAGCTACCCCGACTCATAAAAAGCTTGAAGATTTGACTCAGACCTATGGTTTTCCATTTATTTTAAAGTCTTTTATTATTAATTTGCTTTCAGGATTCAGCCTATAAGTTTAAAATATGACGTCTTCGTGATTCATTTGACTTATATTCAATTTAATGAGTAGTTTCCACTACTAGTTATTCAACGGTTTTGCTAATAGTAAATTCTTCTTTGAGAATCTGTTCCCCTTGTGGAAAATTAAACTCTATTTGCCACCCTCCTACACCGTGAAGGTTATATTTTTTGGCTAATCGGTATTTGGCCAAAAGACTTCTTGCATCCTCAAACCACACTTCATGACGAACACCGTTTTCATCTGTATATCTAAACCACGGGGCACCTGACCTATGATCATAATGAATCACGCTGCCATGTTCAATTGCCTTCTCTAAAGCATACCGTTGTGAATAAGCTTCTGCTTCAACATTCTTATCTGATAAAGGCCAATCGTAAGCATAAAGTGGTATACCCAAAATGATTTTTTCATTGGAAATGACAGATGTGGCATAATTTAGAGTCTTTCTTATACTACTAATAGGTGCTATCGGACCGGGTTTCCCACCAAGCCAATGCCAATCATAAGTCATTAAAAATAGAAAGTCAGCATGTTGGCCCAGTGTTTGATAGTCATAGGCAGCGTTCCAACTTGGTGTGTTCGGAC carries:
- a CDS encoding spore coat protein, translated to MAEHLSTHEGMLSKLKYYHNEVTNAELKQIIDLQIEVIHVKVMLMLINPYQNGYIEVPSLESFTGDQYRPEEAWGQNTLNNKSIALEARAGTKSMADNNFVSALMMKNPNVRRAHIEMALQAALQERYGELIKRMGWAFVPHVSVQDQIDTYQHLQHILNK
- a CDS encoding zinc dependent phospholipase C family protein produces the protein MNTIHHGFWTYFIFRKKRQLVKWFVIGSIAPDIIYFVMFLYLGVQKEILTLSLLLDLFKMPMFGFPSDSSNMALTQLHDFILEMFQHPIVEILRFTGHSLFVWTVLSGLVYWRMGFKLSPLKAFLLGWSGHILTDLLTHATDATPILYPLSDLIIRGPISYWNPDYYGKEFNIVNNILLVLATVYLIIRFLQRVTNRGK
- a CDS encoding Na+/H+ antiporter NhaC family protein; its protein translation is MDYSLWLSIVPSIIAIALATWTKQVIPSLLIGLWVGSFIITGSFLGSISQTVEYIVGVLSDPGNLDILLFLFVFSGLVALIQLSGGVQAFARFMENYINNAKKTLIVSWLLLPITFIDCGFRVVATGSIMKPLAEKFSVSRERLAYMLNNSASPVIVLIPVATTYIGYILGVLGKGMDAAGVEGSAFQLFLASIPFQFFSFTSVAIALLSVIVGWNFGKMKQMIQSSQGDDAKSRNQGNPSLSTARSMEMSKELGNTDKSDTSKDQMGVTSKGDMEQMDMGIGEASLKPRLFNLLLPIFVLIPLSFYLIWWSGQKEAEGQSIIEIFTAANPSRSMFLALFITVMFTAALYLIQGIKLKEMTDKFIKGGNKLMTTIVILAVAWPISDVSQDLGLTDLIQITLGGALTPVWVPVIVFIVSGSVTYFIGSSWGRGP
- a CDS encoding YdhK family protein yields the protein MKSRKIMVAITLLISAFLLAACAGNNEEKRSEENEENTNTESSSDEHSGMNHSSSGEVPEDLAAAENPTYEVGSQVIIEEGHMKGMEGAEATITGAYTTTAYVVSYTPTTGGERVEDHKWVIHEEIKNAGEEPLEPGTEVTLNASHMKGMEGATAEIESAKQTTVYMITYTPTTGGEKVTNHKWVTRSELSTK
- a CDS encoding Na+/H+ antiporter NhaC family protein, translated to MGLNDAYCYSTCSGDWGSIPLAVAAVLSGGTFGDVTSPVSGMTAMSAGAAGADHMKYVRAMTPYNLIAASLAAGLFIVVPFFIT
- a CDS encoding copper resistance CopC/CopD family protein → MNGFTLRTCILSYFILFFFLLFAYASPAGAHSSLEETFPKGGEVLEGPPSTIEVWFQDPVVIHEGSIKVINSKGKEVPVLKSEQDPKDAGHVITKLDKELAPGEFTVKINVIAQDGFIIEEEFRFSISNAAKSESEELKLVKSNVSDGEIHKGPPGQIELWFNQPVEVRAIGIFNSRYQPVGTKRPQVDSDNPRHISVPISNTLSPGTYQLTWSASPTNKEMQTVLNNKQGVFYFAVDKFSSMTPENTGDFDWDTLSFSIGLKQLAYWLTFIGLTILFGISWFYSILLKNRLKKTLQKSTQLLFYLVSLVGMTLLIVHHRLDLPELAIKEFLLLKFTWIPILQIILLSLGMWIKKMRLILFGIALILWPFIIGHASYPRYGGYITMIMTAFHIIAVAIWMGGLFSLIAKPKHLERKEWLQRVGPTFSNWAMISVSVILFTGIWMTVEFLPSTSLESFLESEWGRSLLIKTVLFFLLIIIGYVQRKTVKQLSSKFTFSFFKRVRIEAVYGLIIFFFAASLVAANPSAAEQGVYRETPEAPNNLDLNVEITPLEMGLNTITLEFKENPKIRNVKVELSMPPTWQVENNAFQVGKGIYKLTGNLLHGAGTINMKVKVLMENGKEVRLPYTIVVPGEVRNQSENTSI
- a CDS encoding four-helix bundle copper-binding protein — translated: MGVLPTSPSNMDTCIEACFQCLRACEECLTACLQEPDVQTRVKCIQTLNDCAEICNQSVQYMSRNSAFSPQLCSLCATICEQCAEECEQLKDTHCQECAKICRQCAEECRKMAG